CATCCGGATGCCACTTAGATGCCACGGCTCTCGACGGACACGGCAAGAAAATCCCCATCATTGAAATGATGATGCTCAACGGATGCAGCAAGGGAGTTGAGAATGCGCAATGCAGCGTTCTGGCCAGTCCCGGCTGACTTCTCTGCCAATTCACCAATCGCGGCCTCAAGGTTCGCGGCAGTCGCTCCATAGGCGAATTCCAGTATCGCTTTGGATTCCTCAAAACGCAGGCTCAAGCTAAGCGCTTTATCCGTCTCATTGTTACCATCAAGAAGGAACATAACCGACTCTTCACCTACGAGTTGCAAGCGGCGGGTCGCATCTTCATCCCAACCCTGAGCCAATGCCCGCTCTTCTAAAAACTCATGGACTGAGCCGACAACACCGCTTCCCTTCCCAATTTTTAAAACGTTTGAGCGACCGCGACGCAGAGAGAAAAGCCAGCTAAGGACCAATGCTGTCAAACCGCCAGCAGTCATACCATTGTCCATCAGAGTATGCATCCATTCCGGCATCAGTGCCGGGAAAATTGCCTTACTTTGAAAAGCCGTCCCCATCCAGAACGAGATACCCACGATCAATCCATTTTCCGCGCTAAGGCCTCCGTTTGCGACCAAACGAATACCGCCAGCCGAAAAGAGAATCGCCAACAGGATGATAAGGTATGCACCAACAACCGGATTGGGTATAGCCTGCAGCAAGGCCGAGACCTTGGGAAAAAAGGCCAGGATCAGCAATATCCCTCCTCCGTAAAGCGCAACGCGGCGTGCGGCAACCCCGGTAAACTCGACAAGACTGACACTGGTCGAATAAGTCGTGTTCGGAAGCGTCCCAAACAAGCCAGAAAGCAGATTTCCCACACCATCCGCGCGAAGCGCTCCCTGAACCGAACGAAAATCAATCGGTCTGCTGCCACGATGGCCACATCGTTGCATGCTGACAGCATCCCCAAAGGTTTCAATCGCACCAACTACGGTCACGATGGCGAACGCAGGAAAAAGCGCCCAAAAACGACTATCAAAAGAGAGATCCATGCCTGGCCAACCAACCTGTGGAAAGCCAATCCAGGCAGCTGCCTTGATGCCACTGGTATCAAATAGTCCAAACGGAATCGCCGTCAACGTACCAGCAACAACACCGATTAGTGGCCCCCACAAGCGCCAGCGTTTGCTGCCAAAAATCGCAATCCCCACAATGGCGACGAAGGTAACGCCCGCTGTTAAAGCAGCAGGCATTCCCTCGGAGCCAGCAGGCACTTTAGTAAGCAAACCGGTGCAAACCGGAAAAACCGTCACGACAATCAGCATAACAATGACACCACCAACCGACGGTGTGATGACGTTGCGGAACCATGACAAGCGCGCCGCCAGAGCCAGTTGAACCAGGGCGGAAGTCGCCGCCAACGTCGCCAACAGGGCCAACCCGCCACTCTCTACCGCTGCTGCACCAACCGCAATAAAGGCCCCGCTCGTCCCCATGAACAAGGGATAGCCTGATCCCCAACGGCCAATCGGCCTGGCCTGAAGACAGGTTGTCAGGCCACTGATGATGAAAGCGGCAAAGATAACCCAGCTGTTTTGCACTGCATCCGCGCCGGCGATGCGAAGTACAACGACAGGCGTTAGAGCGATGCCCGATATGATCAGAGCAATAGCCTGGAATCCCAAAAAGAGTGACAATCCATGCGGCGGCGTTTCATCCGCAGCGTAAAGTAACTGATGATTCGTATTATCCTCTTCCTTCATGATACCTAGTGTTCATTAACGAATCCGCTATTGCCTCACAAGTCGCGTAATTCGTCCACTAATAATCCACTTGGTAATCAAAATAATTTCATGCAACGGAAAGAGACACAAAAAGTCGGTGCATCGGCCTTCTTAGCGTCTTAGCAAGAGAGTATGAATGTAAAAAGCCTGAGGAGCGGCAATAACTTACACAAACCGCTTTGCCTTAACAGCGAAAGCTCCCTGACGTTGCTTGTGCTCGACTGGAAATAGCGGTGTTTCCTGCGGACATGGAATACTCGGTGTTTTGAGCTGCGGGCCCGGCAAGCGCTTCGCATAGAGCTCATCTGTTTCAGTCAGGTAATAACTGTAAGCAACCGTGATTGGCTCCTGTGTTATTGCATCGAAGAAAGTCCGCGGATTATTTGTACCCTCAACATAATACAGCCAGCGTTCTTCATCCTGCCGCCATATAAAAGGGTAAGCTGAGGCTATCGTGTAGATCCATCCCAATTGCTGGTCGTAGAGCCAGTAGTTGCCATCAAAATCGCCACCACCTGCCGCATAGAGCCAACCGTGATTCACACTGTAAAGCCAACGAAACTCGCCAATGTAGAGTGGACCAAGAAATGTATTTACCCAATCAACACCGAGCGTTTCCGCGTTCCCCAAATAAGCTTGAGCCGGTGAAAGCTCGAAACGGGAGGCGTAGGCAGGCGCGTTCAGAGCGCCCCAGATAACATCCAGAAAACCAACTACCGGAATGTCGGCATCAATGACTTTCTTTTCAAAGGTTTTTAAGTCCAACTGCTGGCGCCAGAGTCCGGCATAGAGCATGCCAATGTTAATCTTCGTGGCATTGTCACCGTAGATGTTGAATGAAGTCATCCCACTGACAGGCGGAGGATCAAAAGACTCCGTCACCATCCGTCCTATCATGGTGTAAGCACCTTGATCCGTCACCGGATTACCCAAAATGGGAGCCCAATAATCAAGATCGTCCTGATTGGGAACTTTCAAAAGCAGGAGACTATATATCGTCGTGGTAAAGATAGCTGGTAAGCGCTCAACAGTTCCAGCCTCTTCAAAGATGATCTCAAGTACGTTTTGCGCAAAAAGTTGGGTCACACGCCATACGCGATCATTCTCATTTTCGCTTCTCCATAAATCCGTAGCGTTGCTCAAGTCAGCATATGTCGGGGGAACTGCCTGCTGAGCTAAAACAGAGAACAGATTAAGAACGATGCCTGTATAAATGCCAGCTGTCGGAAAAATAGCCTCTTGATTCAGATAAGTCTGGTTACCATATATCTGATCCTTGATGTACTCAGCACGGCGCAATGTTGTGTCTCCAAAAATACCTGCATTGATGTAACTGGCGCCCGCACTCAATTCAGCCGACGTCGGTGCACGGTAAAGCAGGTCCTGAAAAGTTTGCGCAACGAAATCATCGACGTTATTCAGCGGAGTCGCATTGGTATTGTAGAGCACAACATCGGCCGATGCAAAAAAGCCCAACGCTGTCGGAGCAGTAGGCATACTCAGAACAACGGCAAAATGAAGGTTTGTCGGAGCATCAAGCGAATCGATCAGTGTGATCGTGATTGTCTGCTCAAATTCATTTGCTCCGAAATCCAATGTGCCGGACTTCGCCACAAAATTCTCTCCCGCTACCGCAGTCCCGGAAACCGTTGCGTAGTCGACTGATGTACTACTGCCAAGAGGCCCGAGTCGACGCACGGTTAAGGTAACTTCATTCGCATCATCCGCCACAGTCACTTGAGGTTCGGTAAACTCAATCTCAGGTGCACCGGTTCCGCTATCCTTAAAAAGCGTATATGAATCACGAAGGTTATTATCGATGTCGTAGTACAGCAGTGATAGCGTGTTCTCGTTGGCTTCGAGTAGTTGTGCTCCATAATCCTGCACACGCACCTTGCTACCTGGAACAATGTTTGAAGTTTCAAAACCAGACTCTGGCACAAAACCACCTGCGCCATTCACAATGTAAGTGATCGTCGGGCTCGTCTTACCTGGATCGGCCTTGGCCATACGTTCGTAGTTATGCACATGACCAACCATAACAAGGTCTGCACCCCAGGCTTGAAAAGGCCAGCGCGCTACAGACTGCTCACCACCACCTGTGGCAGAAGTGTAAGGCGGTTCGTGAAAACAAACGATCTTCCACGCCGCTGTCGATGCAGCCAACTGAGCTTGAAGCCACTTGCCCTGAACACCATCTGCATCACGCCCATAGGGAGTTGCCGGGCAGTTATCGATCATGAAAAAATGAACGGCACCACGAACGAAATCAAAATAGCGAATAGTTGGTGTTTCGCTAAAATTCGAACCATCCGGGAGGGTCACATTGGTATTATAAAGATTGATTGGAGCCGATCCCTGAGTCAGGGCAGGCGTCAAGTAATCCAGGTAAGGTTGTGAGTTTGCGATGTTTGCAGTCGTCGGTTCTAAATCATTCGCAACATCAGCGTAGTCGTGATTCCCCAACACCGGAAAGAAGCGGTTGAACTTTGGTCCATCCGATGGATATGGATAGTCACCGCTATTGGGACTTGTGCCCTTTGGATAAATATAATCGCCAAAGTTTTTACCGATATTGGCATCAATGGTTGAGGCCTGGCCTAACACGTAATTATTATCACCGAGAGATATAATAAAATCAGGATCCCAACTGACCATCATCGGTCCAACCCGGTCAACCGGGAAAAGACCATTTGCCGATGTTTCCCCAAAATCACCAATGATCGCAACACGAATGCTACCATTTGACACCGTTTGACCTCTGGCATTTTGAGCAAAGAAAACAGATAACGATCCCGAGGCAATACTCGCACCAGTTAACGAACCAACTTTGAGAAAATCACGGCGATTGAGAGCAGAAGTTTCATTTTTCATATAAAGAGGAGCAAATAATAAGAGGGTGTGGACTTAAGAGCCTAAGCTTTTCCTAATATTCCACGCAAGCTTCTCTTATCACAGAAAATAGGGCCATACAGCCAATATCAGTCCAAGGGAAAGACTTCAGGACAGACCCAGAAAGCGCTGAACATTATCGGCCACCTGCTTCCTAAGCTCTTCTTCATTGTACTCCAGACAATGCGCTGCAAGTCGATAGACAGAACCGATATTACCTGGATGATTAATGATTCTCTTTTCGTTTTCATCAAAGAGAGGATAGACAATCGACTCAATCGGAGGCGACATATCGGGGGCATCGGTCTCGATCAAAAGACGTTCAAGCGGGACTTTCCGAAAAGCCTCCAATTTCGCGCTTTTATCCTCTCTTGCAAAATAGCCACTGAAAGAAAAGTAGGCGCCCTGATCAACGAATGCGTCAACCATGTCAGCTGGTCCTCCGTAGGAGTGAAGTAAAAAGCCACACTTTGGTTTATGCACGTCTCTAAGTACATCGTAAAGCGTGCCCCATGCTTTTAAGCAATGAATCGATAAGGGAAGATCTCTCTCGGCTGCAAGTTCCAGTTGCCAGAGAAATGCTCGCTTCTGAGCATCAAGATCATAGTCACGAATCCACTTGTCCAAACCACACTCACCAATGCCAGCCGGTTTGTTCAATTTATCTGCTTCATTCAAGTGATGAATCAATGCGTTTTGCCAATCAGCTGGTGCTTCATTGACATACCAGGGATGGAGCCCGAAGGACGGAATCACAAATGAATAATCAACTGCCAACTGCAAAACGGCAGGCCAGTCTTCAGGGCGTGTCCCGTTGACTACGACACCCGCGACATGCTCCTCTTCGTAAACTTTAGATAACCCGGTGATGACTTCCTTTAGGCGCTCATCCTGCAAATGCAAATGCGCGTCATAGTAAGATAAATCATCACTAGACAACATATTATACTACCCCTCTTCTCCAATCGCACTCCACTGAAAAGTCACCGAATTGTAAACCCAGGGATACAGCTCCTGGTTGGTCCAGATCCAGGTGGCAGTACGATCGACCCACGCCCAAGCAGATTTTCGATCACCTTGAAAATACAACCAGCTCTGCATATCATCGCTCCAAACCCATGGAAAGGAATCCGTCCAAAGCGAACCAAACTCAAAACTCTCCTGCCAGCCACCACCCATATCCCAAGTGTAGCCAAACATATTCCAGACCGGATTGTTGCCATCAAGAATCGGTAGAGGCTTGGGCTCAAAGTTTAAATCGGTTTCGGTGAGTTCGGAATAAACATACTCTTCAGTCTCAGGGTCAAATCCAGAGCCCTTTACTTCATATATCCCGGGAATAACCCAATAGGTATATTCCCAGCTAAATGTGCCAGGAGTATAATAATCACCTTCTAGAATCCGTACGGTCTCTCCATTAAACCTTAACGCTGGTAAGCGACCAAATATCGTATCAATGACTTCAATCGATTCCAACACACGTGTATGATCATATCGTGCAGTCCCATAAGGTTCAGAATCACCAACCAATTGATGCTTCACGACCCGATAGAAAGAATAAGGGACTCCCAGTTCAATCACGGTTGGCGCAGACGTGTTGTCCAATAAGTTTTCATTATAATCAGGATCAGAATAATAGCGAGTGGCATAGGAACCGTCTTCCTTATTATGTGTCACCCAGCTATCCCGAAAGCCACGCCCCTCATCAATTGAAACGGTTAAGACAGACTCAGAGTCTCCTTTGGCCCGCCAATGCTCCTTGAACAAATATTTTTCTGAATAGCCCGGATACCCATATGACTCCGCAAAGATCAAAGTGTTTCCCTTCGGAGACAGCTCAAAGCCAAAGTCATTTTCAAAACTCTGCGCAGACACAGGGCAGGTAAAGCCGAAAACCAACGTGACTAGCAGCCATGCTTTTATTAAACTCTTGAAGGAATGATTTGGCGGTGTATCCATTTGTCGCCGTGGAGATCACTGACATTCATGCGTAGTGGCAATCATTTTATGGGTAGTATTTGAAAATATTTTGCTCTTTTGGGTAATGCACCATAGCCTCATTGGATATGGCAGTCATAGCATCCAAGTCCTCATTGGGAATTGGATCTTTCAGTGCGACCACGTTCTCCTGAACCTGCTGGCCATTACGCGCTCCCACGATCACGCTCGAAATGCCGGGCTGCCGAGCAGCCCACTGAATTGCCAGATGCTGCAGTGGACGCTGATGCTTAACGGCTAACACCTTGAGCTTCTCTGTTGCCGCGTAAAGATGCGGCCAGACATCTTTTTGAAAAAACACTGTTTCCGGCCGAATGTCTCCTTTCGGAAAAGTCGGGGTTTGAGGAAACTTACCTGTTAATATTCCCTGCGCGATTGAGCTATAAGTCACAACAGCAATATCGTGCTTAACGCAATATGGAATCAGCTCCTTTTCCGGGACCCGCCAGTAAAGGCTGTAGCCGAGTTGATGTACATCAATTGTCCCGACTTGAGAAAGCTGCTGCATTTGCTCGATGGAAAAATTGGATACTCCGATTTGACCAATCGTGCCTTTCTCACGTTCTTTCTCTAAGGCTTCCATGCAGGGGCGCATATCAAGACCACAACGCGGCCAGTGAAGATAATAAAGATCGATGTGATCCGTCTGGAGATTCTCAAGACTATGATAGAGCGTATTAATCAACTTCTCTGGCTTCCTGTTCACATTGGCTTTAGTCGCGAGAAAGATCTCATCCCGTTTGCCATGCCTGAGGAACTCTCCACAAAGTCTTTCAGAGCGTCCGTTTCCATAACCAACCGCCGTGTCCCAATGCCTCAGTCCAAGATCCCATGCCTTCTGCATCGCGTCGATGGAATCAGCATCATCCTGGCCACCCCAATGATCACCACCAAAGGCCCAACATCCCAATGCAAGCACAGGATAGGCGTCTTTCGAGTTAGCAATTTTGCGGAGGAATGTGTCAGACATTTTCCGCTATAAACAAAACGCTAATTTCCTTTTTCGCGATCCTTAATGAACTCGACCAATATTGGGTAACCCGGCTTAACCATGGTTCCGTGATTATAACCATCAAGCTCGATCAGTTCCACATTCCTGCCTAGTGATTCCTGCAGCATGCACCCAAAGAGAGCGTTCTCTTCATAGCGGCCGGGCAACTCCTTTTCCCTGTCACCTGTAATGAGCAAAAAATCAGGCGCATCACTGCGAATATGATAGAGCGGAGCAAAGTCATCAACAACCACTCTCGTTTTTGGCACACCTCGTTCTTTACGAACGGTGGAATGCGTAACAGTCTGGCCACTAAAGGGAATCACACCGGCAAGGTCATTGGCATCGAGATTATGAGCCTCGAGATAACTACGATCCAACCCAACCATGCTGACAAGATAACCACCCGCTGAATGTCCAGCGATATAGATTCTGTCAGGATCACCGCCATAGTCGGCAATATACTTAAATGTCCATGCCACAGCAGCTGCTGCATCTTCGATATAAGCCGGAGCCTTAACCTTTGGCGATAGGCGGTAGTTAACGGAAACCACTGCAATGCCTTGATCCTTGAGCTCATTGGGGAGATTTTTCTTACCACCTTTCAAACCGCCGCCATGAAACCAGACAATGGTAGGGAAACCTTCAATAGAGCTCGGGTAATAAACATCCAGTACACAACGCTCATTTTGATAATCATCGCTCCCTGCGTCACGGTATTGAACATTTTTTGCAATTTCGTACTGTGCAAAAAGTGGTGTAAATAGGACTATGCCAGCCAGGAGGATTAATGATAGTTTGCGCATGAAAAATAGAATTTTTTATTAATGCAGCTCCTACCATCGTGAATGATCTTTTATGATTCAGGAATCAAAACCGCAAACGTAATAGCCTTTTCATTGATACCTCCATGTCAATGCTTTCCACCCTTGTGCCTCACGCTGATATTCAAAAATCACTGGCACATTCCATGTCACTAAAATGCGCCATTATGGCTCTAATCTAAGAATAAAGATAATATTTAGAGTTGAAATAAAAACTTTAAATCATTGATTATAAACTTCTTAAACAAATCAAACCTCACTCTTCAGCATTGGCACTAAAACTGCAAAAAAGTTCACTATATGAATATAGACTTTAATCAATTTACAGAAAAAGCACGTGAAGCCGTCACTGAAGCACAGGCGGAGGCACGGCGTCATAATCACCAGCAAATTGACGGATGGCATTTGCTATCCGCATTAATCAATCAGGAAGGCGGTATTGTCCCCTCCCTGCTTGAGAAACTGGAGATCACACCGAACGCTGCAAGACTTTCACTGGAACGAGAGTTGGACAAACTCCCCTCCGTTCAAGGAAGTGCTGCCGCAAATCAGGTTTACATTACACAAACACTGCAGGACGCCATCAACGACGCTGAAGCCGCTGCCAAAAAGCTCAAAGACGATTACATCAGCGTCGAACACCTCTTCATAGGTCTGGTGAAAACCAAGGACACCGCCTTGGCGAAGTTTTTCCAGAGCTTTGGCCTGGACGAAACAAAAGTCCTCTCTGCCTTGAAGCAAGTTCGTGGTAATCAACGCGTGACTTCTCAAAATCCTGAAGGCACTTATGAGGCGCTGAAAAAGTATGGCATCGACCTCGTGGAACAGGCCAAGTCAGGCAAACTTGATCCAGTAATTGGTCGCGACGATGAAATCCGCCGAGTCATTCGCATTCTTTCACGCAAGACCAAGAACAATCCTGTTCTCATTGGTGAACCCGGTGTGGGTAAAACCGCCATCGTCGAGGGCCTGGCTCAACGCATTGTGCGCGGTGATGTTCCCGAAGGCCTGAAAGACAAGACTGTCTTCGCCCTTGATATGGCAAGCCTTGTTGCCGGGGCCAAGTTTCGCGGTGAATTTGAAGAACGCCTCAAGGCTGTCCTCAACGAAATCAAATCCAGCGAAGGACGCATCCTTTGCTTCATTGACGAACTGCACACCATCGTCGGAGCCGGTAAGGCGGACGGCGCCATGGATGCGGGCAACATGCTCAAACCCATGCTCGCTCGAGGTGAGTTGCGCTGTATCGGTGCAACCACGTTGAACGAATATCGCCAGTACATTGAAAAAGATGCCGCTCTCGAACGGCGCTTCCAAACCGTCCTCGTTGATCAGCCGAATGTCGAAGATACCATTTCGATCCTGCGCGGATTGCGCGAACGTTTCGAACTGCATCATGGCGTTCGCATTCAGGATGCAGCTTTAGTCCAGGCCGCAACGCTCAGCCATCGCTACATTGCCGACCGGTTTTTGCCCGACAAGGCAATCGACCTCGTCGATGAAGCCTGTGCGCAAATTCGGACGGAAATGGATTCGATGCCGGCGGAGCTAGATAGTCTCAACCGTCGCGTCATGCAGCTGGAGATTGAAGAGCAGGCGCTCAATCAGGAAAAGGACAAGGCCTCAAAGCAGCGCCTGGAAACACTTCGCAAGGAACTGGCCGACACACGTACCCAGGCTGACGCCTTGCGTGCCCGTTGGGACGCTGAAAAAGCAGAGCTGGGCAAAGCGCAAAAGGTACGCGAGGAAATTGAACAAATCCGTCAACAGATGGAACAGGCCGAGCGGGATTACGACCTGCAAAAGCTGGCCGAGCTGCGTCATGGCAGGTTACCCGAGCTTGAGCAACAGCTCGTCGACCTTGAAGCCAAGGAGCACGAGCAGGTTGACGATGGCGAGGCCCTTGTCCGTGAGGAAGTCTCCCCCGAGGAGATCGCCGAAATCGTTGGTCGCTGGACAGGAATTCCGGTCAGTCGTCTGGTTGAAGGTGAAAAGGAAAAACTCCTTCACCTGGAAGACATCATGCACCAGCGTGTGATTGGTCAGGACGAAGCAGTCACTTTAGTCAGTGATGCGATTCTGCGCGCACGATCCGGCATCAAGGATCCACGACGTCCGATTGGCTCATTTCTTTTTCTTGGACCAACCGGCGTTGGTAAAACCGAACTGGCCAAAACACTCGCTGAAGCGCTTTTTGACAGTGAACAAAATATAGTACGACTCGACATGTCCGAGTACATGGAGAAGCACTCTGTCTCACGACTGGTTGGTGCGCCTCCGGGTTACATCGGATATGATGAAGGCGGACAGCTCACCGAAGCCGTTCGGCGCAAGCCCTACTCAGTCGTCCTCTTTGATGAAATAGAAAAGGCGCATCCCGATGTGTTCAATGCACTCCTTCAGATTCTTGACGATGGACACCTGACCGACTCACAAGGTCGAAACGTGAACTTTAAGAACACGGTCATTATCATGACCTCAAACGTGGGTAGTCAGTATCTGCTCAATGCCGATATGAAATCGGATGGTAACAACGGAACGGACATTCCGGAATCAGTCAAGGAATCGGTATTGGCTGAGCTACGAGCGTCATTCCGGCCAGAGTTCCTCAATCGCATCGACGACATTGTGCTCTTCAAACCACTTGGTCTGGAGGAAATCACACGGATTGTCGATTTGCTGGTGGCCGATCTGAACAAACGCCTCAGCGAGCGTCACATAAAAATCACTCTGGATGACAAGGCCCGGGAGTGGGCTGCCGAACGTGGTTATGATCCGGTTTATGGCGCACGTCCACTGAAGCGCTTTCTCCAAAAGCAATTGGAAACAAAGCTGGCCAAGAAGCTAATCGCAGGTGATGTCCCCGAAGGCACAGCATTGACAGTGACAACCGACGAGGAGCAACTGGTCATCGAATAGTTTATCGATACAGTTCGAAAGGTGGTGATTTCCGCATTGTAAGTCATTGCGGGAATCACCTACCCTGTCGCCGCGAACTGAAATGGAACCTCACACACCTGACTATGAAATTTTTCTCAACGTGCTTACTTGCCGGACTGATTAGCCTGAGCCCATCGCTCAATGCTGCGGAATCTGATGGCGACTCCTTCGGCTTCATTTTTGAAAACGATATCTTTGGTGGTTCGGACAAGTACTACAGCAGCGGCCAGCAGCTCAACTTTTCCATGACCCTGGAATCAAGCTCGGACACCAGTGATCGCATTCAGTTTCTGGATCAAGACTGGTTGCCGTTTTATGGACGCCCCGGCGAGAGACGGGTCAACACCTTCACGTTCGGACAGCAAATCTATACGCCCGCGAATATCAGTATCGCCGCACCTCAACCTAACGATCGCCCATGGGCCGGCTGGCTGTATGGCAGTGCATTCTTTTCGAGAGCCAGTGAGGAATCTCTGACGACCTTTGGGGTCACTCTTGGCCTGGTCGGACCCGGCTCAGGCGCGGAAGATGTGCAGAAATTCATCCACGAGCACATTACAGATTCTCCTGATCCAAAAGGCTGGGATAACCAGTTGAGTAATGAGCCTGGCATCATCCTGGCCTACCAGAAGACCTGGCGTATCGGAGCTGGTAATGCGGGTTCATTCGGCTGGGATGTCCTGCCCAATGCTGGTGCCGCAGTCGGCAATGTATACGTCCAGGCCAGTGGCGGCGGTATGTTTCGCTTCGGCTGGCGCCTGCCTCAGGACTTTGGCATAGGTGGCATCCGCCCCGGCTCTTCTACGACTCTGGCCCCGGACATATTACCATTGCA
The Rubellicoccus peritrichatus DNA segment above includes these coding regions:
- a CDS encoding lipid A deacylase LpxR family protein; translation: MKFFSTCLLAGLISLSPSLNAAESDGDSFGFIFENDIFGGSDKYYSSGQQLNFSMTLESSSDTSDRIQFLDQDWLPFYGRPGERRVNTFTFGQQIYTPANISIAAPQPNDRPWAGWLYGSAFFSRASEESLTTFGVTLGLVGPGSGAEDVQKFIHEHITDSPDPKGWDNQLSNEPGIILAYQKTWRIGAGNAGSFGWDVLPNAGAAVGNVYVQASGGGMFRFGWRLPQDFGIGGIRPGSSTTLAPDILPLQDPEGFRFYGFAGGQILAVAHDIFLNGNTFKDSASISAKPIIGYIQIGATLAYDNFRFSYLQRYSSKEFRNQPSGQWLGAVTATVQF